ACGGGGAGATGCAGCCGCTGGTCCATCAGTTCCATGAAGCGGGCGCCGTCGGGCCGGAACTGCGAACGGAACGCCCAGCGCCGGTACTCCAGGCTGCAGTGCGCGACGTTGGGGATCAGCATGGCCGACCGGTTGAGTTCGACGGTGTGCGCGTAGTCGGGTTCACCGCGCCAGGGGGCAGACGACCGTTCCGCGAAGTAGTCGGACACGAAGGCCGCGTCGTCGCGGGTGACCTGCCGTTCACCGAGGCGGGGGATCTGGTTGCGCAGGAACAGAGGTAAGAACTGTGCGCGTTGTGCCTTGTCGCGCAACACGCGTCGACGCAGGGCGCGGGGGTGCGGGGACGCGATGACGACGATCCGGTCGACGACGCGTGGGTGCAGCGCGGCGGTCGCCCAGCAGACCAGGCCGCCGTCGGAGTGTCCGATCAGGGTGGCCCGGGTGTGTCCGAACGCGCGGACGAGGCCGTTGGTGTCGCCGGCCAGGGTCCAGCCGTCGTAGCCGCGCGGTGGTTTGTCGGTGTCGCCGTAGCCGCGGAGGTCGACTGCGACGGCGCGAAAGCCGGCGTCGGTGAGCGCGGTCAGCTGATGTCGCCAGCTC
The genomic region above belongs to Gordonia hongkongensis and contains:
- a CDS encoding alpha/beta fold hydrolase; the encoded protein is MSEEPDPSTVRLPGDWEHLDVRANGVRFHAVQPAGVPADDRPLVLLLHGFGEFWWSWRHQLTALTDAGFRAVAVDLRGYGDTDKPPRGYDGWTLAGDTNGLVRAFGHTRATLIGHSDGGLVCWATAALHPRVVDRIVVIASPHPRALRRRVLRDKAQRAQFLPLFLRNQIPRLGERQVTRDDAAFVSDYFAERSSAPWRGEPDYAHTVELNRSAMLIPNVAHCSLEYRRWAFRSQFRPDGARFMELMDQRLHLPVLALRGRDDPYILDDAIADSHRWAAHQTYRQVEGSGHFVHQEQPATVTEHILEFLRHEPAPTADVPRRSARKVRRGRSVAYSPARFVARIRRSRSAPGGR